GCcatgcaatttccttcaatatctctacGTCCCAGAACCATTATAAGGACGACCTTGAGgacggtgctaatatcatttagagctgccaggcATTCCTGAACAACCTTTGATCGCAGTACCtataactgcctccattgatttgatgcCCACTTGACTATCCGAAAAGCTATTTATCGAAGTTTTTGTTACGGGGTGTATGTTAAGATATACAGTTACCGGGACTATAACTACTCAGAGTATGCACTTATAGTATAGAAGCGTGGCCGAACAGCCGGGTTTCCATAGCACCATGCCATTAAGTCTGAGCGCGGCAGCCACATGTTTTCCTTGGAGCAGCCTAACAGCTCGAGCGCTTTATTACGGGTGGTCCTTAAAGCGCCGGTGATGCATGAAAACGCAGTTCTTTTAGACTTTCAGCAGTTATATAACTTGCCTTTTGAGTTGACGGCCACCACACAAGTATTCAATATAGCAAAATAGGCCGAACTACCGAAGTGTAAAGCCGATGTGCAATCCGACGTTGTTGGTGAACAGACATTCTGTCCGAATGGataataaaatctttattttctcAACTTTAATTCTCAATCTCCAACGTTCATTGCtatgaatatatataagtagtatAACCTTAAGAAATTTGTAATCGATTTTCTCTTCTGAGTCAATACCCATCATATCTTATATAGGTTTATTGAATGGTTAGCAATTTAGTACAATACATTTAGAcaaaactttttcgaaaatttacatTCTTTCAGTAAAATCCCTTGTTCTTTTCAGcttgcttatttttaaaattagctaCTCTCTGCCTTTGGGATTATGATTCAGGTGATACTACCTAAAGTATTCGCAGTCGAGGCCGTAGTTGAGAATAGGTGGAGCGGAATGAGTTTAAGTATGTACCGTTAGTTAACACCAAGCCTTGTTATTCTGCTCTACTTTCACTTCCGAAAAGTCAGGCATTGAACTACTCAGGTAGTTATTATTGGAAGCTTTGTTACGACGGGACGGCATCGAAGGTCTGCCAATAGGTAAAGCTTGTGGCACCCTCAAGGCTAGCTGAGCACCTGCCCACAACTTGTGAAATTGCTAGCTGCTAATATTTTACAGCTAAAATGCTAATGTGaggattcttcttcttctggatTTGCACGATAGCAGCTGTGATTTtcaccgagtttaacaaagagcgcataatataattttaataaatttaacaaatcaaaatataattttccgtaTCTCAtgattgaaaattaaaagaatgtcaTGCATTtgttaaatgcagaaaatgcgcaGTATCTcagcggatttttttttattaaatgtttgaaactttgatttgtATGGCATTTGTTGCAGAGTGAAccatagttttataaaaacttaatacAATTAAAAAGGCGAAAGGAAAGTAGTCAGAACTgatctgaatatttttttggccATGATATATGTAAATGCTTATACATtaggcgggtcgatttaaaaatcgctcattgctctgtgaaaatcgtattctagggatcaaaataagaaactttgccaaagAAACCAtagctctaaaacgaattctgatgtcccccaatttgggtcgaacttttgggtaggggcaaattttggaaaatcccactttgacaaatttagagtgctccaatcgagtccaaatgtatgaccgacccccgctaactttggacggccgatccacccatgccagtggcacaccccctggaactcccctggtgggttccccatacaatcattttaaaatatcaccatttttggcctttacatgagaaaataaacaaaaaagttcgacccaaatgggaggacatcagaattcgttttagaggtatggttcatTCGGCAAAGTTCCTTATTTTGATCgctagaatatgattttaaaGAACAATGGGCGATttgtttgcctccccacaaatcgacccggcctaatatacatatattgttattattattattattactactgGTATTATtcctatatttttcataaatggcTTAACTCAATTTGCACATGAATCTCCAACTTGCGCTCATTTGAGAAGGGTATAAAACCTATGATGGCGTTCCAATAATAAATGTGAAGAATTTGTGCTTTATTTGTGTAATGCAGACTTTTTTAGGCCATTTTCGTTTCAGCTCAACCAGCTCCTAAAGTCAACAACATTGCATGCAACACACCGCTACATATAATAGTTGCATGCAACAATGGTAGCAGACGACACAACATTTCTGCAATAAATCTCTCGTTCTGAGCCTTTTCATGACAGTTGAAATTTGCAATGACAATAGTGCGGAAGATGAGAAGGTACGAGAATTGCGCGCTTATAGTACTTCAGCTTTTTAGCCACAGTTTCAGTTGCCAGGCGCTCTTAAATGAGTACCAAGAGACGGCTAGAAGTGTAATATTTTTACGTTCGCAAGTGGAAATGGGACCGGAGCCATGGACTTCTGGCATGTATTGTCTGGAAGAGTTCGTCAAAATAGTCTTCACATCCCGCGAACGTCTCACCCGTTCTTACAATATGCTTTTGACTAATAGCTACAACTTAACCTCACCGGCTTTGGAGATACAGGATGGTTTCGCTAAGATAATTAACGAAGCTATAAGTCGTAGTAAAGAAAAAGGGCGTCGCTTCTTTCAGATTCGCACAATCTTCGACAATAAGCAATATGCGAGGCTGAAGTTCGGTGATAGCGCAGTTATTTACACTGATTACTATATTATTATCGTGGACAGCGTAGATCGGCTCCAGGCGCTTATGAGGGACTACGTTAGTCGTATGGTTTCTTGGAATCCGGGTGCTCGTTTCTTGGTATTGTTCAATAACGCATTAAATCGGCATAGCGAAGACCAGGTCGCGCTGGATATTTTCTCTCTATTGCAAAAGCAATACTATGTCCATCAAATCGGACTGCTATACGCAACTAGTGAGATCGATTATTCATTTTCAGTGATGGACTATTACAACAATGCGAATTGTCGCACCATAAGGATGTCAAAAATCGGCGAGTGCAAAAATGGACAACCACAACCAAATACGGCTGAGATAAAACGGAGGTTGCGAAAATTTGAAAGAGAGATCAGGATAAAAAATTGCACATTCCAAATGTGTGCAGCTATATCGGCGCCTTTTGTGGAGGAGGACTGCCAAACTGGATTAGAGTTGCGTATAGTAGATTTTATGCGTAATCATCTAAACTTCAAGGTAAAGCTGATACTTCCATGCCATATTCTTATTTACTTAAATCAATCTAATATAAATTTGACAGATCAAACAATTATGTGACGAGGAAACCAGAGGAGTGCGAGAAGAGAATGGCACATGGACTGGTCTACTTGGAAAACTGTTCGATCGCGACTGTGATTTCATAATTGGCGGATTCTTTCCCGATAAcgaagttattgaaaatttttggggaTCTGACTGTTACCTTTATGATAGTTACACCTGGTTTGTCAAACTTGCTGATCCGAGACCTGCCTGGATGGCGATTTATCACATATTTCAAGACGAAACTTGGCTTTGCTTCATAATTCTGCTGCTTATCACTTGGATATTTTGGTACTTCTTTGTAAACATGCTTCCTGAGCCGCCAAACCACAAAGACTTTTCGCTCACAGGCATTAACGCCATGGCTGTTTCCATATGTGTCGCTGTCGAAGAGCGGCCCGAATGTTTTTCCTCGCGCATTTTCTTTCTTGCCTTGACTATTTACGGCATGAACGTTGTGGCAATTTACACTTCGCAGCTAATTACTGTTTTCACTGACCCTGGATACCTACACCAGATGCACAATCTCCTTGAGGTATTTGACGCGGGTATACCCTTTGGCGGACCAGATGAGAATCAGGACTGGTTTGAAAATGATGAAGATATGTggatctttgaaaattataacgACACGGACTTGTTTATACCAAACTCGCATAATCTTCGTACAGTGAAAACCGGCCAGCGCGTTTTACTAGCGAGCCGCATGTATGTGTTGCAAGATCGACTTGCCGATGAAATTTTTGCGTTTCCCCAGAGCGTTTTTTCTAGCCCCCTGCATATAATAATGAAAGTAGGATTTCCATTGTTAACAGATTTCAATTGGCTCATAAGGGCAATGCGAGACCATGGCATATTCCAAAAGATTGATAGTGATTTTCGCTACAACAACACATATCTCAATCGAATAGCGCGAATGAGACCAGAATTCAAAGGTACGCATGACaagattttatatattttttgtttaaacttaTCTCTCCTTACAGAGTCGGCAATTGTTCTCACAACAGATCACCTAAAAGGATCTTTCTCCATTTTGTTTATGGGCGTCGTTGGTAGCGTATTCTTGTTCATTGGTGAGCTTTTTTACTTCTGGCTTTTGACGCCATATTCGCAGAAATATGCCAAGTGGAAGAGCGCTAACAAAACCGTTTCGAAGAAATCTcttaagaaacaaaataaaaggaataaaatctcaaaaaagAAACGAGGTTGTTGGCCATTTAGGAACATAACTTTTAAAGCAGAAAGCAGAAATGGtaaagtgaagaaaaagaaaGCTAAAGTTAATAATAGTAAGCGATTCGGTGCAGAAACCTACAAAGTGGATACTATAAGGAGCATTCGATTTACGCCAGTCAAACGCAGGTGTGtcgatttacataaattttattgaatttttttatctaaactAAGTTATGTTTGCGTGCATCGTAATCAGAAAATGATggtaataaatgaattaatgtgcatatatttattagcatatttactaaaaatttgtatttcttcaTTGTCAATAAAAATAACATCATTTACTCTCCTATTTAAAGGTCTCATTGATACCACTTCTTTACAGATTTCCAAATTTCGATCTGGATTTGAATGCGCTTACATTGTTTTAGCCTTTCACATCAAATTTCGACTCAACGCCCTAGTAAAATGAATTGACCGGTACACACgtcaaattttcgagaaaatcgatttttaccaTTCCTCAGCTATAAAAACGAAAACCGGTTTAAGCCCCACGCAGTACAATTATGTGGGTATCAGGCGATAGAAGAAAGCCATTAAATCTCAAATATTTCCACcgacaaaaaatgcattttaggttaggttaggttgacctggctgcctgaaagccatcacatagacctattgctCCTTAGTGTTACCAGGTTGAGCTAGACCTTTATATACAATATCTTTGTAAATGCCCAGAGggcattctaacttctcatgttgttaagctcctaagcatttcaatctggttttagctaacattttaattttgactaGTGGTGTGCAAAGCAAAGCTCTTAAAGCCTTActctattttaaaaaagttatataatttCATCCGACCATTCCATTTTAAGCGCAACAAAGAAGTGCGAACAATTTGCGAGTATAGTCGGTTCCACCCTTCCCTGAGCTTTTCGAATGCGGCGATATCTTAGTGGTTGCGTTCAGGTTTGCCACTAACTGAATTAATGCCTGTAGCAAAATGCTGAACTTTGAGTAAGGCAAATGTAATTTTAACGGAATTTTACATCCCGATTTAAGATAGTAAAAAGGTATGCGCTATTATTTGTTTTCGATACAACAACATACGTGAAAAAAATACGGATCTCCGCGTCCACATTTGAAATCCATATGAAATATATAcagatatttattattactcAACCTAATTATGATATAATTTGAACCATCTCAGATAATTATTTAGCGTTGAGTAGTGTAGAAAGGCGTCTGGTCAAGATCGGATTGCAACCACGCGTCTAAATATTTACTATTCGAATTGTTGTCCGTGTGTAATCTGATATCCCTAAGGAAACAAAATTTGCAGTCCTTCAAGATTGGCTTGTGGTATGTACGAAGTGCCCTTCGCTCTCCTTTATGACAATCTTCCAATCTTCCAATCTTGCAAAAACTTTTCGATCTGAGTCAGCATAAAACTGAGTTCACtgaaggagaagctcggctTAAGCTGCTCGATTACAATGAAATTCGTTAAGTTATTCTGGGCTTGTGTGGAAAAGTATTTGAGTTTGTTGGGTGCCGCTAGATGTCGTTAGGGTAGGAATATTTATAGAAATTGTAATTATGATCCGATCTAGTTCACACTCGGAATATAAGCAAACTACTAAACTACTGCAATCTACCTACCGGTTGTGCGCACTACGCTTGTGTAACGTAATATTTGGCATGTACTAAATAGCGAGAATACAGAGGCCTATAAGCTCGTCTTCTCATGCGGGTTGACGAGAAAACGGCATCGATGAGTTTCAAACGAGGTGGGATAACTCTATAAAAGGGCGTTGGGCGCACAAATGCATTCCACATGGAAAAGCGGGCGTTTACCTGAACCAGTACACGAGTGACTTACTTCACCCAAAACATTTGTTCAACATAGTAAACATTCGTTCAACGCAGCAGATTCTGAAGAAATGTCTGGTTTATTGAGGAAGAGGACTTCCAtggtattttttgtatttgtcaaTGTTACCACATTCAGAAACATATTCTGCTATTCTTAACTTTTTGGTTCGAATTTCGAAGCTCCCTACGCTTTTGCATGCTTTTATTGGATATTTCATCTTCTATCGGGATAACTATCACTTTTCCCCCCCTCATACTACAATCtaagaaaatggaaatattcttttatttttaaccaaAAGTAAAAACCACCGTAATTTGTATGAGCCTGTCGCTAACTATGAGTAAGAACCATCCgcagaaatatttttccattaccacttatgagtaaaatttacttacATCGCTAGTTGCAGCAATGATgctattattaaattatatgaaagGTATGGGTTAAATGTTTCAAGGTTAGTATTCTAGGGTTACATAAATCAATCCAATTAGATCTCGCAGCcgaccgctgtagccgaatggattggtgcgagactatcattcggagtccataggttcgaatctccgtacattttttctaatagcgatcgtaggcaggcaatggcaaacttccgagtgtatttctgccataaaaagcccatttggcgttcggagtcggcttaaaactgtaggtccctccatttgtggaacaacatcaagacacacgcaacaaataggaggaggagctcgaccaaacacctaagagAAGTCTAcgcacaattattattattttttttttttacttagatCTCGCTGGAGTCGatatatttatagaaattttatttacttatagtaTCAGGGATTCGTTTTGCCTTTTCCAGACTTCAAAACTCTGTAATATTTTATCGATTTCGTTCTCACTTGAATACGATATGTGATTTGAAAGAGCAGTTATGATTATATGACGGGACAGCTCCTCTATACTCGGGCATACTTTTGACATAACCTGAACTATAAAGCCCAAAATCACAAAATCACGAATTGCATGTCGATCTCGATGAAAGTATTCCGTTTAGCCCAAGAGGAAGTGTAATACATCTTTTTCAGGGGATATATGAGAGGGGATTTTTGTAACATAGTTATTGgaattttgtagaaattttttacatataataaatatatatacatttttcttatcTAAAACAGGAGATATCCGAATGCGTAGTCAAAGAGGGACAATTCCAGATTATTTTTCTGTCCGTAGGTTTAGCTCCAAAAACAATTAGACTTTCCTATTTATGTagttactagcaaacccggcccccttcgctgggcacactaaaatagaatagatatggtttagaacagaaaatatatgattttcatattatttatttctttattctttattcaagcgctttggcattaacaatattttttgtttttctatttgtttttgagtaaatataaaatataaattgaaaatcaggaaaaaagaagattgtttttaaatttcaaatcaacgcatatgatcatccatgaatttttcgtttcaatttatatgttttattaagcattggagcttttttaaccattatccatttatatttttcaaaaaaaaaaaacgaaaaaaattt
The sequence above is drawn from the Anastrepha obliqua isolate idAnaObli1 chromosome 4, idAnaObli1_1.0, whole genome shotgun sequence genome and encodes:
- the LOC129246347 gene encoding uncharacterized protein LOC129246347, with translation MRRYENCALIVLQLFSHSFSCQALLNEYQETARSVIFLRSQVEMGPEPWTSGMYCLEEFVKIVFTSRERLTRSYNMLLTNSYNLTSPALEIQDGFAKIINEAISRSKEKGRRFFQIRTIFDNKQYARLKFGDSAVIYTDYYIIIVDSVDRLQALMRDYVSRMVSWNPGARFLVLFNNALNRHSEDQVALDIFSLLQKQYYVHQIGLLYATSEIDYSFSVMDYYNNANCRTIRMSKIGECKNGQPQPNTAEIKRRLRKFEREIRIKNCTFQMCAAISAPFVEEDCQTGLELRIVDFMRNHLNFKIKQLCDEETRGVREENGTWTGLLGKLFDRDCDFIIGGFFPDNEVIENFWGSDCYLYDSYTWFVKLADPRPAWMAIYHIFQDETWLCFIILLLITWIFWYFFVNMLPEPPNHKDFSLTGINAMAVSICVAVEERPECFSSRIFFLALTIYGMNVVAIYTSQLITVFTDPGYLHQMHNLLEVFDAGIPFGGPDENQDWFENDEDMWIFENYNDTDLFIPNSHNLRTVKTGQRVLLASRMYVLQDRLADEIFAFPQSVFSSPLHIIMKVGFPLLTDFNWLIRAMRDHGIFQKIDSDFRYNNTYLNRIARMRPEFKESAIVLTTDHLKGSFSILFMGVVGSVFLFIGELFYFWLLTPYSQKYAKWKSANKTVSKKSLKKQNKRNKISKKKRGCWPFRNITFKAESRNGKVKKKKAKVNNSKRFGAETYKVDTIRSIRFTPVKRRFPNFDLDLNALTLF